A genome region from Crossiella equi includes the following:
- a CDS encoding TetR/AcrR family transcriptional regulator encodes MQVETSQMLRTDAQANRARILAAAAEAFAAHGLDVPMAAVARRAGVGVATLYRRFPTKQALVTEVFADQLETCAGAVDEAALIADPWQGFCHVIEQLAKMQVSDRGFTAAFLASYPNTIDVDGRREQAGRRFATLVEAAKTSGDLRRDFDPSDLVLVLLANNGLPEAASRRLVAYLLQSFRATNAGPLPPPGPMDFPR; translated from the coding sequence ATGCAGGTGGAGACGTCTCAGATGCTGCGCACGGACGCCCAGGCCAACCGGGCCCGCATCCTGGCGGCCGCGGCGGAGGCCTTCGCCGCCCACGGCCTGGACGTCCCGATGGCGGCGGTGGCCCGCCGAGCGGGCGTGGGCGTGGCCACCCTGTACCGCCGCTTCCCGACCAAACAGGCCCTGGTCACCGAGGTCTTCGCCGACCAGCTGGAAACCTGCGCGGGCGCGGTGGACGAAGCGGCCCTGATCGCCGACCCCTGGCAAGGCTTCTGCCACGTGATCGAACAGCTGGCCAAGATGCAGGTCTCGGACCGAGGCTTCACCGCCGCCTTCCTGGCCAGCTACCCGAACACGATCGACGTGGACGGCCGCCGGGAACAGGCGGGCCGCCGCTTCGCCACCCTGGTCGAAGCGGCCAAAACGAGCGGCGACCTGCGCCGGGACTTCGACCCGTCGGACCTCGTCCTGGTCCTGTTGGCCAACAACGGCCTCCCGGAAGCGGCGTCGAGGCGTCTCGTGGCCTATCTGCTCCAGTCGTTCCGGGCAACGAACGCGGGGCCACTACCACCCCCGGGCCCGATGGACTTCCCGCGCTAG
- a CDS encoding NAD(P)-dependent alcohol dehydrogenase, with protein MGEMRVVEYDRYGPPEVLRVVGAPVPVPSAEEVLVRVHGASVGGGDLALRGGGLRVLRPRRFPKRIGVDFAGEVVSAGGRVVGPAVGDRVWGALDRGTLVRGRAGALAEFVAVRPRQLAPAPAGVDLVAAAALPGVGTTAITALRDKARLRAGERLLVRGGTGGLGSVLVQLGRALGAHVTALASAPTLDLAVSLGAHEALDYRGTGPSALGAFDVVVDAVGTELAEYHRLVRPGGRFVALAPTTPAAVRHLAGSFLPWRERALFFSGNPGSRLFADLTSYVESGAVRPVVDTVFPLEEVAAAHHALARGGVRGKYVIRLR; from the coding sequence ATGGGTGAGATGCGAGTGGTGGAGTACGACCGGTACGGGCCGCCGGAGGTGCTGCGGGTGGTGGGCGCGCCCGTGCCGGTGCCCTCGGCTGAGGAGGTCCTGGTTCGGGTGCACGGGGCCAGTGTCGGTGGCGGGGACCTCGCGTTGCGGGGTGGTGGGTTGCGGGTGCTGCGGCCCCGGCGGTTCCCCAAGCGGATCGGGGTGGACTTCGCCGGGGAGGTCGTCTCCGCCGGGGGGCGGGTTGTCGGGCCCGCCGTCGGAGACCGGGTGTGGGGTGCGCTCGACCGCGGGACGCTCGTGCGGGGGCGGGCGGGGGCGCTGGCCGAGTTCGTGGCGGTGCGGCCCCGGCAGCTGGCGCCCGCGCCCGCCGGGGTCGACCTGGTGGCGGCGGCCGCCCTGCCCGGGGTCGGGACCACCGCCATCACCGCGTTGCGGGACAAGGCCCGGCTGCGGGCCGGGGAGCGGCTCCTGGTGCGGGGTGGGACCGGGGGGCTCGGGAGCGTGCTCGTGCAGCTCGGGCGGGCCCTGGGGGCGCACGTGACCGCGCTGGCCAGTGCGCCCACCCTCGACCTCGCGGTCTCGCTCGGGGCGCACGAGGCCCTCGACTACCGCGGCACCGGGCCCTCGGCGCTCGGGGCCTTCGACGTCGTGGTGGACGCCGTCGGGACCGAGCTCGCCGAGTACCACCGGCTGGTCCGGCCCGGTGGGCGGTTCGTGGCCCTGGCGCCCACCACGCCCGCCGCCGTGCGGCACCTGGCCGGGTCGTTCCTGCCCTGGCGGGAGCGGGCGTTGTTCTTCAGCGGCAACCCCGGGAGCCGGTTGTTCGCCGATCTCACCTCCTACGTGGAGTCCGGGGCCGTGCGGCCCGTGGTGGACACCGTGTTCCCGCTGGAGGAGGTGGCTGCCGCGCACCACGCGCTGGCCCGGGGCGGGGTGCGGGGGAAGTACGTCATCCGTCTGCGGTGA
- the meaB gene encoding methylmalonyl Co-A mutase-associated GTPase MeaB, with protein sequence MRGPVDVGAYAEGVLRGDRAWVARAVTLVESRRADHREAAQRLLVELTPHAGKASRVGITGVPGAGKSTFIDSLGSSLTAAGHRVAVLAVDPSSTRTGGSILGDKTRMTRLSADDNAFVRPSPTAGTLGGVAKATRETIVVMEAAGYDVVLVETVGVGQSEVTVADMVDTFLLLTLARTGDQLQGIKKGVLELADVIAVNKADGDHAKEAGRAARELAGALKLLRAPDASWDTPVLTCSALTDTGVEEVWAQTVRHRDQLSVSGELARKRRAQLLGWTWAMVHDRLLSDLREHPAVAALAPELTRRVTEGELTPALAAQRILEAFTGRG encoded by the coding sequence GTGCGCGGACCCGTCGACGTCGGCGCGTACGCCGAGGGAGTGCTGCGAGGCGACCGGGCGTGGGTGGCGCGCGCGGTGACCCTGGTGGAGTCGCGCCGGGCCGACCACCGCGAGGCGGCGCAACGCCTGCTGGTCGAGCTGACCCCGCACGCGGGCAAGGCCTCCCGGGTGGGCATCACCGGCGTGCCGGGCGCGGGCAAGTCCACCTTCATCGACAGCCTGGGCAGCAGCCTCACCGCGGCGGGCCACCGGGTGGCGGTGCTGGCGGTCGACCCGTCCTCCACACGCACGGGCGGCAGCATCCTGGGCGACAAGACCCGGATGACCCGCCTGTCCGCCGACGACAACGCCTTCGTCCGCCCGAGCCCGACCGCGGGCACGCTGGGCGGCGTGGCGAAGGCGACGCGGGAGACCATCGTGGTGATGGAGGCCGCGGGCTACGACGTGGTGCTGGTGGAGACGGTCGGGGTGGGCCAGTCCGAGGTCACCGTGGCCGACATGGTCGACACCTTCCTGCTGCTGACCCTGGCCCGCACCGGCGACCAGCTCCAGGGCATCAAGAAGGGCGTGCTGGAGCTGGCCGACGTCATCGCGGTGAACAAGGCCGACGGCGACCACGCCAAGGAGGCGGGCCGCGCGGCGCGGGAGCTGGCTGGCGCGCTGAAGCTGCTCCGGGCCCCGGACGCCTCGTGGGACACCCCGGTCCTGACCTGCAGCGCCCTCACCGACACCGGGGTCGAGGAGGTCTGGGCGCAGACCGTGCGGCACCGCGACCAGCTGTCGGTCAGCGGCGAGCTGGCCCGCAAACGCCGGGCCCAGCTGCTGGGCTGGACCTGGGCGATGGTGCACGACCGGCTGCTCTCGGACCTGCGCGAGCACCCCGCGGTGGCCGCGCTGGCACCGGAGCTGACCCGCCGGGTGACCGAGGGCGAGCTGACACCGGCCCTGGCGGCACAACGGATCCTGGAGGCCTTCACCGGGCGCGGGTAG